One window of the Acaryochloris sp. CCMEE 5410 genome contains the following:
- a CDS encoding bifunctional pantoate--beta-alanine ligase/(d)CMP kinase translates to MPIIRTVSGLRHFLRCLPGNLNTGASPSSTVIGQIGLVPTMGALHAGHLSLIQRARQENQCVIVSIFVNPLQFAAHEDLAEYPQTLNQDQALCQAQGVNAIFAPSTDTLLSDAPFTQVIPPASLTEYLCGPHRPDHFTGVATIVLKLLNIVQPTRAYFGQKDAQQLAIIQRLVQDFNLDVTIVPCKLIRDAAGLALSSRNQYLNPQEAQQATILHHSLQAARHTFQGGSCDRNAVLTTVAQTLAKEPQVEVEYIDLVDPATLQPLEQITTQGLVAIAARVGSARLIDNLILDARLPILAIDGPAGAGKSTVTRRCAQALGLQYLDTGAMYRAVAWLALDQQVEVSDPFAIADLVEDCQIELKPHSDPQQPPQVWVNQQEVTQAIRTPDVTALVSAVAAQPPVREALVKQQQRLGRQGGLIAEGRDIGTHVFPEAGLKIFLTASIEERARRRHQDQKNQNLPPQTQAELEDLIASRDQQDSQREFAPLRKAYDAVEINTDGMTIEQVIHHITALYQERFSDRS, encoded by the coding sequence GTGCCGATTATTCGAACGGTGTCAGGACTGCGTCATTTCTTGCGCTGTTTGCCTGGCAACCTTAATACAGGCGCCAGCCCTTCCAGTACAGTCATTGGTCAGATTGGGTTGGTGCCGACCATGGGAGCATTGCATGCAGGGCATCTCAGCTTGATTCAGCGGGCTCGTCAAGAAAATCAATGTGTGATTGTTAGCATTTTCGTCAACCCGCTTCAGTTTGCCGCCCATGAAGACCTGGCCGAATATCCGCAAACTTTAAATCAAGATCAAGCCTTGTGCCAAGCGCAGGGGGTCAATGCTATTTTCGCCCCATCTACAGACACCCTCCTCTCCGATGCTCCCTTCACCCAGGTGATTCCGCCTGCGTCTCTTACAGAATATCTCTGTGGGCCCCATCGCCCCGATCATTTCACCGGGGTAGCAACCATTGTCTTGAAGTTGCTGAATATCGTCCAGCCGACTCGGGCCTACTTTGGCCAAAAAGATGCTCAACAGCTGGCAATTATTCAACGTCTGGTTCAGGACTTCAATCTAGATGTCACAATTGTCCCCTGCAAGCTGATTCGGGATGCGGCAGGCTTAGCTTTAAGTTCTCGTAATCAGTACTTAAATCCCCAAGAAGCACAACAAGCCACCATTTTGCACCATAGTTTGCAAGCTGCTAGGCACACCTTTCAGGGGGGAAGTTGCGATCGCAACGCTGTCCTTACCACCGTGGCCCAAACCTTAGCCAAAGAACCCCAGGTGGAGGTGGAGTATATCGATCTGGTCGATCCTGCAACGTTGCAGCCCCTAGAACAGATCACCACCCAAGGTCTAGTTGCCATTGCCGCCCGCGTCGGCTCGGCCCGACTGATCGACAATCTGATTTTGGATGCCCGCTTACCCATCCTGGCCATTGATGGGCCTGCTGGGGCGGGCAAATCAACGGTCACCCGTCGCTGTGCCCAAGCCTTGGGATTGCAATATCTAGACACGGGAGCCATGTATCGAGCCGTCGCTTGGCTGGCCCTAGACCAGCAGGTTGAGGTATCAGACCCATTTGCGATCGCAGATCTCGTCGAAGATTGTCAGATCGAACTCAAGCCCCATTCAGACCCTCAACAACCGCCCCAAGTCTGGGTCAATCAACAGGAAGTCACCCAAGCCATTCGGACCCCAGACGTGACTGCCCTGGTGTCCGCCGTTGCTGCACAACCCCCAGTGCGAGAAGCCCTCGTTAAACAACAGCAACGATTAGGGCGTCAGGGGGGCCTGATTGCCGAAGGGCGAGATATTGGCACCCATGTCTTTCCTGAAGCAGGCCTCAAAATCTTCTTAACGGCTTCCATAGAAGAACGGGCTCGCCGTCGGCATCAGGATCAAAAAAATCAGAACTTACCCCCCCAGACACAAGCTGAATTAGAAGACCTAATTGCCAGTCGCGATCAGCAGGACAGTCAACGAGAATTTGCTCCCCTGCGAAAAGCGTACGATGCCGTAGAAATCAATACGGATGGCATGACCATCGAGCAGGTGATCCATCACATCACGGCCCTTTACCAAGAGCGATTTTCAGACAGATCATAA
- a CDS encoding pyridoxal phosphate-dependent aminotransferase: MKLADRIGQVSASLTLAISAKAKAMRADGIDVLSFSAGEPDFDTPDHIKAAAKQALDQGKTKYGPAPGEPQLRAAIAHKLQQENRLNFQAENVLVTNGGKQSLYNLMQVLLNPGDEVLIPAPYWLSYPEMVKLAGGVPVTLATDAHSGFKITPSQLQAAITPHTRLVILNSPSNPTGMVYTPAEIAALAEIIVTANLWVVSDEIYERILYDGAEQLSIGAVSEAAFQHTIISNGFAKAYSMTGWRIGYLAGPLELIQAVGRLQSHSTSNVCTFAQYGAIAALEGPQDCVETMRQAFDQRRQLMFQLLTAIPGVTCPQPQGAFYMFPDISFTGLGSIAFCEALLEQCHVAAVPGIAFGADQCIRLSYATDQTSIEQGIERLAQFITTVSR; the protein is encoded by the coding sequence ATGAAACTGGCAGACCGCATTGGTCAGGTGTCTGCATCTTTGACCTTAGCCATCTCAGCAAAAGCAAAAGCAATGCGGGCTGACGGTATTGATGTTTTAAGTTTTAGTGCTGGCGAACCCGATTTTGATACCCCTGATCACATCAAAGCTGCCGCGAAACAAGCGTTAGATCAAGGAAAAACCAAGTATGGCCCTGCCCCAGGCGAGCCCCAATTGCGAGCAGCCATTGCCCATAAATTACAGCAAGAGAATCGCTTAAATTTCCAAGCAGAGAACGTGCTGGTGACGAACGGGGGCAAGCAATCTCTCTATAACTTAATGCAGGTTCTCCTCAATCCTGGTGATGAGGTGCTTATTCCCGCCCCCTACTGGCTCAGTTATCCCGAAATGGTGAAATTGGCTGGAGGCGTCCCGGTCACCTTGGCCACCGATGCCCATTCCGGCTTTAAAATCACGCCTTCGCAGCTACAAGCAGCCATTACTCCCCACACACGCCTCGTCATCCTCAATTCTCCGTCTAATCCCACGGGGATGGTCTATACCCCTGCCGAAATTGCAGCCCTAGCAGAGATTATCGTTACAGCCAACCTTTGGGTCGTATCAGACGAAATCTACGAGAGAATTTTATATGATGGCGCTGAACAGCTGAGTATAGGCGCAGTGAGTGAGGCCGCCTTTCAACACACGATTATCAGCAATGGATTTGCCAAAGCGTATTCGATGACGGGATGGCGGATTGGGTATCTCGCGGGTCCATTAGAGCTGATTCAAGCAGTGGGGCGCTTGCAAAGCCACAGCACATCTAATGTTTGCACCTTTGCGCAATACGGTGCCATCGCTGCCCTTGAAGGGCCTCAAGATTGCGTAGAAACCATGCGCCAAGCCTTTGATCAACGGCGTCAGCTGATGTTTCAGCTCTTGACGGCTATTCCCGGTGTTACCTGTCCCCAACCGCAAGGGGCATTTTATATGTTTCCGGATATTAGCTTTACGGGGTTAGGATCGATTGCTTTTTGCGAAGCCTTGCTGGAACAGTGTCATGTGGCGGCTGTTCCCGGCATCGCCTTCGGGGCCGACCAATGCATTCGGCTTTCCTACGCCACTGACCAAACGAGTATCGAACAAGGCATCGAACGTCTGGCCCAGTTTATCACCACCGTTAGCCGCTAA
- a CDS encoding FAD-dependent monooxygenase: MKQLLYLEIPTPDLAVVQTWLHQQTANTLGLGTSVVTPTTSGIHITAGSAQLVVFLWRHLNTTYLKVMQWSDQPLSGQQEWIRSFEATLKSAFPYAPKPFPEIDLAQTDIFSALAPHYPLTAKYFQNIPNGEADLQRAYWWEKRWRDTVKLGPQPPTVQPIVHTAPPAEPDSTWDMVIVGGALGALTAAMMARLGYKVALVERIKFGRMNREWNISRSELQTLVDVGLLTADELETLIAREYQDNFNLFFSGNNPPAARSSVLYTPTVLNVAMDCDRLLQLCGEKLQAAGGQIFECTEFEQAFLESDSVTVQVRELNTDQVSYMQSRLLIDAMGTASQIAQQINGGQAFDSVCPTIGGVVKNGFAPGVWDQNYGEPLFTNGDTSRGRQLIWEMFPGEGNDITIYLFYYHQISKENPGSLLELFEDFFACLPDYRRCDLDQLEWRKAAFGYIPGRFSRNAQDRLPGCDRILSIGDAASLNSPLIFTGFGSLVRNLPRVTHLLHTALQNNLLSGKDLGLVNAYQDNLAATWIFSRGMMAKPQSTLPPYWINAILNAFFGVLSTEPPDQVDDFIKDRGGWLFMTRTILKAGIRMPKIPWWVARAIGLKELLSWVPTYLTFTWTAILAFLFSGWLPQLLQRWQEPLSRHWPHLWLQLLSWCYRLTYGMGKPHLLLRLPPLKDPPVNAGGTELTSETVSSLSG; this comes from the coding sequence ATGAAACAACTTCTTTACCTGGAAATTCCCACGCCGGATCTGGCAGTCGTTCAAACGTGGTTGCATCAGCAAACCGCGAACACGCTGGGCTTAGGCACGAGCGTTGTCACACCCACCACTTCAGGGATCCACATCACAGCAGGTTCAGCACAATTAGTTGTATTTCTGTGGCGGCATCTAAACACCACCTATTTAAAGGTGATGCAATGGTCAGATCAGCCCTTATCTGGACAACAAGAGTGGATCCGTTCCTTTGAAGCCACCCTCAAATCCGCTTTTCCCTACGCACCTAAACCTTTTCCAGAGATTGATCTCGCCCAAACAGATATTTTTTCTGCTTTAGCCCCGCATTATCCACTGACCGCTAAGTACTTCCAGAATATTCCCAATGGTGAGGCAGACTTGCAGCGCGCCTATTGGTGGGAAAAACGCTGGCGAGATACGGTCAAACTCGGTCCTCAACCCCCTACCGTTCAACCCATCGTCCATACTGCCCCCCCTGCTGAACCAGATTCAACCTGGGACATGGTGATTGTGGGCGGTGCCCTAGGGGCTTTAACCGCAGCGATGATGGCTCGCTTGGGCTACAAAGTGGCCTTAGTGGAACGCATCAAATTTGGCCGCATGAACCGGGAGTGGAATATTTCTCGTAGCGAACTACAAACCCTAGTGGATGTCGGTTTATTAACCGCAGACGAGCTAGAAACGTTAATTGCTCGCGAATATCAAGATAATTTCAATCTATTTTTTAGCGGCAATAATCCACCAGCCGCTCGATCTTCCGTTCTCTATACGCCGACCGTCCTCAATGTCGCGATGGATTGTGATCGGCTGCTGCAGCTTTGTGGAGAAAAGCTGCAGGCCGCTGGTGGACAAATCTTTGAATGCACAGAGTTTGAACAAGCCTTTTTAGAGTCAGACTCGGTTACCGTTCAGGTCCGTGAACTCAACACCGATCAAGTGTCTTATATGCAGTCTCGACTGTTGATCGATGCTATGGGGACTGCCTCGCAAATTGCCCAGCAAATTAATGGCGGACAGGCTTTTGATAGTGTTTGTCCGACGATTGGTGGCGTGGTTAAAAATGGCTTTGCCCCGGGTGTCTGGGATCAAAATTATGGTGAGCCTTTATTCACCAATGGCGATACCAGTCGCGGTCGCCAACTGATTTGGGAAATGTTTCCTGGCGAAGGCAACGATATCACCATTTATTTGTTCTATTACCATCAAATTTCCAAAGAGAATCCAGGGTCCCTACTAGAGCTATTTGAAGATTTCTTTGCCTGTTTACCAGACTATCGTCGCTGCGATTTAGACCAGTTGGAATGGCGTAAGGCTGCCTTTGGCTATATTCCAGGACGGTTTAGTCGCAATGCTCAAGATCGGTTACCGGGGTGCGATCGCATCCTCTCCATTGGCGATGCCGCTTCCCTCAATTCTCCCCTCATCTTTACCGGGTTTGGCTCATTAGTCCGCAACCTCCCTCGAGTCACCCATTTATTGCACACCGCTCTACAAAATAATCTCTTGTCCGGCAAAGATCTCGGACTGGTCAATGCCTACCAAGACAATCTGGCCGCCACCTGGATTTTCTCGCGCGGGATGATGGCTAAGCCCCAAAGCACCCTACCCCCCTATTGGATTAACGCCATCCTCAATGCCTTTTTTGGCGTTCTCAGCACCGAACCTCCCGATCAAGTTGACGACTTCATCAAAGATCGTGGGGGCTGGCTCTTTATGACCCGCACCATTCTCAAAGCGGGCATACGCATGCCCAAAATCCCCTGGTGGGTCGCCCGTGCCATTGGCCTGAAAGAATTACTCAGCTGGGTCCCCACTTACCTCACCTTCACCTGGACCGCCATTCTCGCCTTTCTTTTTAGCGGCTGGTTACCCCAACTTTTACAGCGTTGGCAAGAACCTTTATCTCGGCATTGGCCCCATCTATGGCTACAGCTTTTGAGCTGGTGTTACCGTTTAACCTACGGCATGGGTAAGCCCCACCTTCTCTTACGGCTGCCGCCCCTCAAAGATCCACCCGTCAATGCTGGGGGAACCGAGCTTACCAGTGAAACCGTCTCCAGCCTCTCGGGTTAA
- the bioD gene encoding dethiobiotin synthase, whose amino-acid sequence MAQTLLISGSDTEIGKTIVTSALLAYWQIYRPNEKIAVCKPVQSGLGDREWYIEVFDLNQPPETLNPLYFEQPLAPPLAAKRAGQVVDLLPAWQAVQQLQSQFDWVLVEGVGSLGSPVTDELIVADIARDWQLPIVLVVPIRLGCVGQAVAHVTLARQFGLDIKGIVLNATGVLSTEEIQQWAPADMIQTLTQVPVIGQVPHLSDPTNRTALAEVASGLDLEMLGSLSYAM is encoded by the coding sequence GTGGCACAAACTCTTTTAATTAGTGGTTCAGATACAGAAATTGGCAAAACCATTGTTACATCTGCCTTATTGGCCTATTGGCAGATCTATCGACCAAATGAGAAGATTGCAGTCTGTAAGCCAGTGCAATCTGGATTGGGAGATCGGGAATGGTATATCGAGGTCTTTGATCTGAACCAGCCCCCGGAAACCTTGAACCCTCTTTATTTTGAGCAACCGCTAGCGCCTCCCTTGGCGGCAAAACGAGCTGGACAGGTTGTGGATTTATTACCTGCTTGGCAAGCGGTTCAACAGTTGCAGTCTCAGTTTGACTGGGTGTTAGTTGAAGGGGTTGGTAGTTTAGGCTCTCCAGTGACAGATGAGTTGATTGTGGCGGATATTGCCCGAGATTGGCAATTGCCCATTGTCTTAGTGGTGCCAATTCGATTGGGGTGTGTGGGACAAGCGGTTGCCCATGTGACTTTAGCACGACAGTTTGGGCTGGATATCAAGGGCATTGTTTTGAATGCTACGGGGGTATTATCCACGGAAGAAATTCAGCAATGGGCACCGGCCGATATGATACAAACCTTAACCCAGGTGCCAGTGATTGGACAGGTGCCTCATTTGTCTGATCCAACGAATCGAACAGCACTGGCTGAGGTAGCCTCTGGGTTAGATTTAGAGATGTTAGGCTCGCTTAGCTATGCGATGTGA
- a CDS encoding phosphate-starvation-inducible PsiE family protein: MKRNHRTSNRMAKVFSDASFLQVLHWFQGTVAKILSLALIIVIFFALFDLGFKVIQELWTEPVGFFQSTLLEIFGLFLNILIALELLENVQAYLDHQGVQVQLVVATALIAVARKLIIFDFAKSSGFDLLGLAAAIFSLSVSYWLVCQLKK, from the coding sequence ATGAAGCGAAATCATCGAACATCGAACCGTATGGCTAAGGTTTTTAGCGATGCGTCTTTTCTCCAGGTGTTGCATTGGTTTCAAGGGACTGTTGCTAAGATTTTGTCCCTAGCGCTGATCATTGTTATTTTTTTCGCGCTTTTCGATCTTGGATTTAAGGTTATTCAGGAATTATGGACGGAACCTGTTGGCTTCTTTCAGTCAACCCTACTAGAGATTTTTGGCTTATTCCTTAATATCCTGATTGCTTTAGAGCTGTTAGAAAATGTTCAAGCCTATCTCGATCATCAGGGCGTTCAGGTTCAGTTGGTGGTTGCGACTGCTTTAATCGCTGTAGCGCGCAAATTGATTATTTTCGACTTTGCGAAATCGTCCGGTTTCGATCTGTTAGGGTTGGCAGCAGCCATCTTCTCCCTATCGGTCAGTTATTGGTTAGTGTGTCAACTTAAAAAATAG
- a CDS encoding photosystem II reaction center protein J, whose translation MADGKVPLWLVGTVAGTALIAIVGLFFYGAYAGLGSSL comes from the coding sequence GTGGCAGATGGAAAAGTTCCATTATGGCTAGTAGGGACAGTCGCAGGGACCGCCCTCATTGCAATTGTAGGTCTCTTTTTCTATGGAGCATATGCAGGCTTGGGTTCTTCCCTGTAA
- a CDS encoding photosystem II reaction center protein L, whose product MATPNPNKQPVELNRASLFIGLLLVLVLALLFSSYFFN is encoded by the coding sequence ATGGCAACACCCAATCCGAATAAGCAACCCGTAGAGTTGAATCGTGCATCGCTCTTTATTGGCTTGCTGCTTGTTCTTGTTTTAGCTTTATTGTTCTCAAGCTACTTTTTTAACTAA
- the psbF gene encoding cytochrome b559 subunit beta: MTSRLSKEPVTYPVFTVRWLAVHTLGVPVTFFLGAIAAMQFIQR; encoded by the coding sequence ATGACCAGTAGACTTTCAAAAGAACCGGTAACATATCCAGTTTTTACAGTGCGTTGGTTGGCTGTTCATACCCTAGGTGTCCCGGTTACCTTCTTCCTGGGTGCAATCGCAGCTATGCAGTTCATTCAGAGATAG
- the psbE gene encoding cytochrome b559 subunit alpha translates to MSGRTGERPFGDIVTSIRYWIIHTITVPMLFLAGWLFVSTGLAYDVFGTPRPNEYFDQARQGLPLVTDRYEGKQQIDEFTKGL, encoded by the coding sequence TTGTCTGGTAGAACTGGTGAACGACCCTTTGGTGATATCGTTACAAGCATTCGTTATTGGATTATCCATACCATTACGGTACCTATGCTGTTTTTAGCAGGATGGCTATTCGTAAGCACAGGTCTGGCTTATGACGTGTTTGGAACGCCAAGACCTAACGAGTACTTTGACCAAGCTCGACAAGGGCTACCTTTGGTTACTGACCGTTATGAAGGTAAGCAACAAATTGATGAATTTACAAAAGGATTATAG
- a CDS encoding photosynthesis system II assembly factor Ycf48: MIKAILKTSRQWISIFAALFFLTACNSLPVLDSLSWETVALPTDSTVLDVSFASPDHGWLVGTNSALLETFDGGKSWEQRPLALGDLDYRFSSISFSGDEGWIVGEPSILLHTTDGGKSWSRVSLSTQLPGTPYQVTALGPKSVEMITDLGAIYRTQDEAQHWTALVEEATGATRNINRSEDGKYVAISSRGSFYTTFDPSETSWQSHDRNGARRIQTMGFDPNGNPWILNKGGQVQFSTGFLENGDYAWDEAFTPGTNKIGLLDLAYRTPDEVWISGGSGTLLCSLDGGQTWQKDSTVEDVPSNLYKIIFVSSDQGFIIGQSGTLLRFIAPPKASA, from the coding sequence ATGATAAAAGCAATTCTAAAGACTTCAAGGCAATGGATATCTATCTTTGCCGCTCTATTTTTCTTAACTGCCTGCAATAGCCTGCCAGTTTTGGATTCCCTCTCTTGGGAAACCGTCGCATTGCCGACTGACTCTACTGTCTTAGACGTCAGTTTTGCGTCCCCAGACCATGGCTGGCTCGTGGGAACCAACTCTGCTCTGTTAGAAACCTTTGATGGGGGTAAATCTTGGGAGCAGCGTCCTCTTGCCCTAGGAGACTTAGATTATCGCTTTTCATCCATCAGCTTTTCTGGTGATGAAGGTTGGATTGTGGGTGAACCCTCTATTTTGCTCCATACAACGGATGGTGGAAAGTCTTGGTCACGGGTATCTCTAAGTACTCAACTTCCTGGGACTCCCTATCAAGTGACTGCCTTAGGTCCAAAATCGGTCGAGATGATCACCGACCTCGGTGCTATTTACCGTACTCAAGATGAGGCTCAGCATTGGACAGCCTTAGTTGAAGAGGCTACAGGGGCAACGCGCAATATTAACCGATCTGAAGACGGTAAATATGTCGCCATTTCTTCTCGGGGAAGTTTTTATACCACCTTTGATCCTAGTGAGACCTCTTGGCAAAGCCATGATCGAAATGGTGCTAGGCGGATTCAAACCATGGGATTTGATCCCAATGGTAACCCCTGGATTTTGAACAAAGGCGGACAGGTTCAATTTAGTACTGGTTTTCTTGAGAATGGAGATTATGCCTGGGATGAAGCCTTTACCCCTGGCACTAACAAAATTGGACTCTTAGATTTGGCTTATCGGACTCCTGATGAAGTTTGGATTTCAGGGGGGAGTGGCACATTACTGTGTAGCCTAGACGGTGGCCAAACTTGGCAGAAAGATTCGACGGTAGAGGATGTGCCATCCAACCTCTACAAGATTATTTTTGTTTCATCTGATCAAGGGTTCATTATTGGGCAATCTGGAACGCTATTGCGTTTCATTGCTCCCCCTAAAGCATCTGCTTAG
- a CDS encoding rubredoxin, whose protein sequence is MSTETDSNEEVVPVDRFECRSCGYIYEPDEGDKRRKIPPGTLFDQLPNDWKCPVCRTPMEQFVNIGPVGAPSGFPENLGYGFGVNAMTPGKKNLLIFGTLLLIFLFLLSFYSSG, encoded by the coding sequence ATGTCTACTGAGACGGATTCAAATGAAGAAGTAGTACCTGTTGATCGGTTTGAATGCCGATCCTGCGGGTACATTTATGAGCCTGATGAAGGTGACAAACGCCGTAAAATTCCGCCAGGAACGTTGTTTGATCAACTTCCTAACGATTGGAAATGCCCTGTATGCCGAACTCCTATGGAGCAATTTGTCAATATTGGGCCGGTAGGTGCCCCCTCGGGGTTTCCTGAAAATCTAGGTTATGGCTTTGGGGTTAATGCAATGACTCCAGGCAAGAAAAACTTGCTAATTTTTGGCACGTTGCTGCTGATATTCCTATTTTTACTCAGCTTCTATTCTTCAGGCTAA
- a CDS encoding PetM family cytochrome b6-f complex subunit 7 gives MAGEIFTTAFLCFSLILVGIGLGYLLLKVAPD, from the coding sequence ATGGCCGGAGAAATTTTCACTACAGCATTTCTTTGTTTTTCGCTGATCTTAGTGGGTATTGGTCTGGGATATTTGCTATTAAAGGTAGCTCCCGACTAA
- the ychF gene encoding redox-regulated ATPase YchF, with amino-acid sequence MLRAGIVGLPNVGKSTLFNALVANAKAEAANFPFCTIEPNVGVVSVPDQRLQILSELSNSAKTVPTRIEFVDIAGLVQGASQGEGLGNQFLANIREVDAIVHVVRCFDSDDIIHVAGSVDPVRDIEVINLELSLADLAQIERRMERTKKTARNNKEAQAELEILEKLRATLDAGQPARQADLSPEEKEVIKYLGLLTLKPIIYATNVSEDDLATGNKWVEQVRGIATAESAETVIMSAQVESELVELTDEERHDFLEALGVGEGGLTSLIHATYKLLGLRTYFTSGPQESRAWTIPIGTKAPQAAGVIHTDFERGFIRAETVGYQDLVENGSLTAAKEKGLVRSEGKDYLVQEGDVMLFRFNV; translated from the coding sequence ATGTTAAGAGCTGGTATTGTTGGGCTACCCAACGTTGGTAAATCAACCCTGTTTAATGCCTTAGTCGCGAATGCCAAAGCTGAAGCTGCTAATTTCCCTTTTTGTACGATTGAGCCCAATGTGGGCGTGGTCTCTGTTCCTGATCAGCGCTTACAAATTTTATCTGAATTGTCGAATTCGGCCAAAACGGTGCCCACCCGGATCGAGTTTGTGGATATTGCTGGGCTGGTGCAGGGAGCTAGCCAAGGAGAAGGTTTAGGAAATCAGTTCTTGGCCAATATCCGTGAAGTTGATGCCATTGTGCATGTGGTGCGTTGTTTTGATAGTGATGACATTATTCATGTTGCAGGGTCAGTAGACCCCGTGCGCGATATAGAAGTGATTAACTTGGAGCTGAGCTTGGCAGATTTAGCTCAAATTGAGCGACGAATGGAGCGAACTAAAAAGACTGCTCGTAATAACAAAGAGGCTCAAGCCGAACTAGAAATCTTAGAAAAGCTCAGAGCCACGCTGGATGCAGGACAGCCAGCCCGTCAGGCTGATTTAAGTCCTGAAGAGAAAGAGGTGATTAAGTACTTGGGCTTGCTGACTCTGAAGCCAATTATTTATGCAACCAATGTGTCTGAAGATGATTTGGCAACAGGAAATAAATGGGTAGAACAGGTGCGAGGGATTGCAACGGCTGAGTCAGCGGAAACCGTGATTATGTCAGCTCAAGTTGAATCTGAATTAGTGGAGCTAACGGATGAAGAGCGTCATGATTTTCTGGAAGCCTTAGGGGTTGGGGAGGGGGGCTTAACATCCCTTATCCATGCTACCTATAAACTCTTGGGACTACGAACCTACTTCACGTCTGGTCCTCAAGAAAGCCGAGCATGGACCATACCCATCGGCACAAAAGCTCCTCAGGCTGCTGGGGTGATTCATACCGATTTTGAGCGGGGATTTATTCGGGCGGAAACAGTTGGTTATCAAGACTTAGTCGAAAACGGCTCCCTCACTGCTGCTAAGGAAAAAGGATTAGTCCGCAGTGAGGGTAAAGATTATCTTGTGCAAGAAGGAGATGTGATGCTCTTTCGGTTTAACGTTTAA